A DNA window from Luteolibacter luteus contains the following coding sequences:
- a CDS encoding DMT family transporter, whose translation MNPWLLLVLAGLLEICWALGLKSTQGFTKLGPSLFVGISLIASMALLAAAVKNLPIGTAYAVWVGIGVAGAAVFSVAFLGETMSLPRAIFLGLLVISIVGLKFTSH comes from the coding sequence ATGAATCCTTGGCTATTACTCGTACTCGCTGGTCTTCTTGAAATCTGTTGGGCCCTCGGCCTGAAATCGACACAGGGCTTTACCAAGCTCGGGCCCTCGCTCTTTGTCGGCATCTCCTTGATCGCGAGCATGGCCTTGTTGGCCGCAGCGGTGAAGAACCTTCCGATCGGTACTGCCTATGCCGTCTGGGTCGGCATCGGCGTCGCGGGTGCTGCCGTTTTCTCGGTGGCCTTCCTCGGCGAGACGATGTCCCTGCCGCGCGCGATCTTCCTGGGTCTCCTGGTGATTTCGATCGTAGGTCTGAAATTCACCTCGCACTGA